The genomic interval tttaattaaatacgATTTATAAGAAATCCTCTAACTTCCTCTTACATTTGATTAtgccttctctttcttttctctttctgtcgaTTGCCATATGTTCCTACATTTTCTCCTCAACATGAAGCAGATGGCCCCTCTAATTTCCGAAAGTATCATTTATCATATTCACATCTCACAGAGGCTCTGTTTGTTAATACAAACAGATGAGAAAGTAAGTGCTTTATGTTGTCAAGGCCCTAAACAGATTTCAAAGAGCTGGACCATCTCTTGTTTTTTGAGTGACAAGAAGACACTGAATGCATATGTTAATCCTCCATACTCATGAGCTAAAGAACAAACTCCCAAAAATCGAAATGCAAAGCAGtaacttttttcccccccaaatGTAGAGAGTAAAGAGGTCCGTCGAGGAGAAAAAGCTCAGGAGGACAGCCTTCATGCATCCTCTGCTCACGAATCCAGTTACTTTGAGATCCCTACCAAGGAAGGTCACATGGCCACTAATGGCATCCACGAGATTCCCACCAAGGATACGGAGGGTGCACCAACTCACAGCCACATCACTACAGGTGAAATTCAAGTCAAGATTTATGTTATTTCCTGTGAATAAATGTTCACAGAGTGTGTATTGCATAGCTTAATCTTTGATGGAAATGTAAGGTAATGTTACAGTGTTTTTGTAGATTATTAAAATGATCATATCAGcttaaatagtaaataatacgTTGTTAATGTGGCGTTACTACAGTACTATACtgtatttaatttgtaatttttcagAGTTATGTTGACTTTAATGAGAAATCCTTTatgacacaaagaaacaaatcagGAAGTGGCCATTGTTAGAGCTGCGAAAACAGAGTAACAATTGTTCTGCAACAGAAGCCACTAAATGTTTTTCATACATGTTTGAATAAGTACTCATGCTTTATGTATTTGATagtatttatataaatttgaGTGCTTCAGTTTGCAGTCTTATATTTAGGACTGACTGATGCAGTAATAAAACTGCACTGTTTGCTCCACAGCTCAAGGACATGCCTCCTTCACCATAGAGTTTGACAACACTTCTCCAGGGAAAGTCACCATTAAAGACCATGTGTCAAAGTTCACACCCGACCAACATAGATCTCGCTCCAAGAAGAGTGGAGCGGGAGGTGGAGGCACAGGAGGCAGGGACCTGAGCACTCTACAAGCGGCTATGATGGCATCTGAGAGCAAGGTGGCTGACTGGCTGGCTCACAATGACCCCACTCTGGTGCGCGGCGAGTCAACGGAGGACGATAGCAAGAGCATCAAGAGTGACGTGCCAGTCCATCTCAAAAGACTCAAAGGTGAAAgctgttttccatttattttatatatttatttttgccatgGCACAGTTTGATTGTCTCATCCAAAAAATATCATACTCACACTCTCTAATAATGTTCATTTCAGGGTTTTCAGGTATTTCAATAGAATATATGGAATACATTAAATAGTTACCCATTAGTCTTTTCTCACATAGCTCCAGATTAACCTTTTCCATCATTACGATTGATGCTCCGGCATCAAATCTGAGAGCACCAATTAGATCAACTTTAGCTCAGTTAAATTTTTTGCACCTTATTTGTATTTCTTAGgcagttttagtaaaaaaaaaaaaaaaaaaagaaaataccatGAAATCatataaagtcatttaaaactgccattttactttaacaaaaagttttaaagaaacTAATCATAAAGGTAAActgttaaataaacataaacaccaAACTTATGAAATCATTAATATTGAACCCTTCCATAAAGATAAATTACTTTTATCAATAATGCAGTTAATTAATGCATTATATTACACGTCAAAGTAAGCTAATTGGTGGACTTATCAGTGTCACTAACAGAAACTGTACAAGTTGAAGTCTTTTCTGCAAGCAGGATTCACTTAAACTCTATTTCTGTGAACAACTTTGCTTAAATGTGAGCTAAGAAGTTAATGCATTTCCATCAGTGCATCCATCTCAGTTGTGCTTCTCAAGAGTTTTATGTTTAGTGTTTTGTGTGAAGTGAGCAGACTGTTACCTTTCTGTAAATTAGTTGGGCAGCTCTAAGTAACTTGGCCTTACTTCCTTTGTTATATCTTTATCTTATAAACTGGATGAGCTTTTAATGATGAATGGCGAGGcctttttaattttgaaaaacagGAGCCTCATGTTGTCTCTGCATTCTGTCACTTACACATGACATACTTTTTCCTCATCTTCTTTCTCAGTGAACATATGATGCTGACTTAAaagaacagacaaaaacaaatgggCCATATATTTCTCAGTATTACTGGAGGCCTTGATTGTCTCAAGAAATGGTTGCAAAATAGAACAAAGTCATTGCAGTCTGCAGTCCTGTTCTTTACTACATGAATTTGGGTTGTTTCTTTGTTAGTTTTAGATGTGTTTGGCTGCAGTAACCAAGCAGAGGGATTTGCGGTTggcaaagaaaaagatttaaaccCCTGTCTACTTTGCTCGCACAGCCAGTGACAAAGCTTAGCTTCCATATTGAGTTTTACAGAATTGTTATCCAGTTTGAAGAGCATATTGTACTTGTGCTCATTAACAGCAGTTAATGCctaattaaaaatctttttcaaaTGGTCATTAATCTGATTTCTTGTTTAAGTCTGTGTTTGAGGCCCTGTTGATATTTAGATTTTAGATAAAGTTTGAGAATTATGTCAAATATgattgttctgtttatttttttcactgctTAATTGATTGGTCAGCTCTTGCCTCCACAGAAACCAGCTGCTTGTGAGGGAAATTTATATTTGATGCTATGCTTCATTCTGGTCATGAGTCAATTAGATAAAGACTCTAAAAAGTTGTTGAAAGGGAGGGGGCTTTGTAAGCTGATGAAAATGGAGATATGTGAGGCAGAACTGGAATGCAAGCAAGCTAATTTATTAGATGGAGTTAGTACAACCAACATGCATGCCAACTGATTGACAAATTGGCTCACCTAATGGATGCTTTTGTAATTAACTGACTGATTTACTGACTGACTTTTAGTTAAAGGAAGCCAACAAATAGAAGAAGGATGGAAATAAAGGGTTGAGCTTGGAggaaaagagggagggaaagcATAAAGGATTGATAGAAGATAGGTAGACAGCACGATAGAAAGCTTTCTTCTGATGGTGGTGTTGGACATTTGAGgtgtgaaacagaaaatgtaagcTGAGGAGACAGGTGAGAGCGTGAGGAAGCCGAAAAAAGCAGCAGTGACAGCAGTTTTTGCAGCAATAGCAGCAAAAGTGAGTGgttaaaagaaagcaaagaggAGAGAGATAGAGAGGCTTGTGTGGACTGCAGCAAAGCAGAAAGGGAGGTGGCAAAGGAAGAGAGAGCAGGCTTTGGTTGATAGTTGTTATAGTAACAGTGATGATGGAAGGGAAGCTGAGAATACAGGCGTTCATTTATAAAGAGAAGAATCTAGCTGCGaacatctgtttgtgtgtctgggtttggaggctgcagtagctCGCAGGTGAAATGCTTTTCAGTGCTGACTGGGAGTGTGCGTGAAGCATGTGCTGCTCACATGCAAATTGGTGTGGCTGAAAtttgctgtgtctgtctgcTGTATGTGCATGTTTGAAACATGCTCAGCACTGATCTGCAGACAAGCAGTGCAGCATGTGTGAGAGAAGCTGTGTAAAAATCTGCTTAGGGTGTGTCATAGAGGTTCAGTGAGGATATTTGGAGGTGGCAGCTGATTCAAGGCTTGCGATTTTCAAGCGTCAAGGTGAGTCTTTCTCTTCttgctgtaaatatttattctgtTGGTTATTTGAAATATGAACTGCTGTGTGTGCATCACTCTAACATCTAAACATCTTCGCTGGATGTGATTCCTCTCAGTTTGAATATATAATTGCTTAACAGATTCACTAGTCAAAATTCTACTGTATTCTGCTGAAGTGAATGCTGGCATATGGTACAATTCTTTGTATGCTTGAGCTTTGTGTGACTCTGTGTCCATGTCCGTTGTGTCACTGCATCCTTGTTTTGGGTGTGTGTTCGTGTGCAGAGCCAGAGGACGGCTCTACTGTGAGTCATGGTGGGGCGAGCGGGACACAGCACTGGACTCTCACAGACACCTCTGTTCTCCTCTGACCCTGCCAAGGGCCTCTTTGTCTGGGGAACACAGCATGAAAGACCTGCCTCTCTGCTTATCTGCTGATCTGTTCAACCTACTGTAACACTCCACTGCTTTCATTACTCCTTCTCTTTATGCTTCTTCCCTCTTACTTTTAATGACATGTATGTTTTATTAGATATTCTTATCGAGAGTAGATGTGAAAGTTGAAGGAGTAAATTGTGGCAAACAAGACTCAGGCTCAGAAATGTGCTCAGAGTGGTAGAACTGCTGCAATACCAAAATGTAGAAACAATATTTAAAGGGATACTTCTGTAGTTTAATGTGTATGTTGCTTCAGTGGTTAACAacgaaaatgaaaatataatttatttaacatactTGTTTTATGgttgatggtgccctggttctcGGGTTGTGCGACTGTGTAGAGCCTCTGGGCGCTTGGGGCCCTGTGCCCTTCGCTCTGGCCCCCCTGaatggccggtgcctggcgggGTCAGCGGCTGTGGATCTTGGCCCACCTGGGCCTATGCCCCATGACCGCGGGGGACTCTGgatggggctctcctctgccaccttctgggtgggtccggggtggtcttcgtggtggggtggcttagGTTTGTGCTCCGAGACTGCTGCTGatcgcccgggtctctgggccgccctagtctgcctccagcctccgtggaggcgtggtcacatttgcaagatcacactcatctctgatcactcctcattcctcatactctgcatgctgacagtcactgagttaaccagtgggtttatacactaagagctactttgtttaagtttttgtgtgtatgtgtgtgtgtgtttctggtactttagttgttgtgatacatgttgttgatgtcttggttatgttttttttaggaactcctgctGATTGTCAGTTTAGTTTACCTGTGAAGGCTGTAGAAAATTCTCTGcggtgtttctgtacaggtgtagccaTTGGTTGGTGTTactttggattgaagggtcgttgcttctaCCTactgtctttgtctcctcttccttttttctactttcatttttacttctcttcatttttctcctttttttctataataaataaatagattttaaaaataaataaataaatcagattatcaagcagagccttatacccataaagctccccttggcaactCAAATTTGTCCGGCACAACACAacaaccagactatcattctgctgctacgatgctggacaggacaattttaaaaagattaaaaaataacatactTGTTTTAGGAATTGTTTAAGAAATTATAAATCATGAACAAAGAGAAATCAAGTTTGGGTGTAACCAAAAGGGTGTAGATGCTTACATAACACCCACCCCCACTAcatacaacagaaaacaacatataaagaaaactaaatcaaCCTTATATTTACAAGGAAAACTTTTATTATTGATAAgtatccatttttttctttgaccaGCCTAGTATTTAGGAGACTTGCTCTACATTATGTTGCGATGTTTGAGTataacaactgttaattcctcacactgtaacgtttatttcttccattttaacttatttaatttctttaatttcttttaaagtttgttttaatgtactttttaatgctttccctgcaccctgctgtaatgcttttaatgttttgtgtaaatcactttgaatAAACTTGCCTTTCCTTGCCTAAACTTCCATGCTCATGCTGTAGATTTTTTAAAGCATGCATTGTTTTAGACATGCAAATAATGAAGAATATAGAACGGTGTATTGATTCTAGGAAGTGACGTGTGAAATAGAATCTGATTCTGCCCCTTTACTTCTCAAATAACTGACTTGTGGATAGCTATTTGGGCCTGAATGGCTGTCAACTCAAATGACAATATTCTAAAACCTGAGCctccttcacttttttttttttcacctaatCCATTCTCCCATTCCATCCACCATCACCCTTTTCCACATCCCCCAACCTCCTTACCAGTCCAGCCTTcccttttctttcccttttacCCTTTCacttcccctcctcctcctcctcctcctcactctcTAACCCACctcccaccacacacacacatacacacacatccagcATTCTACTCTGCTTCCCCCTCCATGTCTTCCTCATCCCCTCCCCCTTTCCTAACTCACTGGCAGTGAAGTAGGCAGGGCCAGTAGTCGTGTGGGTGGCATGTCTGGATTAGTGTGGCACACTGTCTACAGTTGCATGATACTGAGAGGACTTGCTGATTCAACCCAGACAGATCAGAAAATGAGACTGCAGTAATGTGGTAGGTAAATCTTAGGTTAGGGTGTGAAGTTGGGTGATGGTTGCATAATTGGAATCAGGCAAAAGGTGTTTGTTGTTGATTGTTTGCAAAAACCTTGGTTTATGTTGCAGTGTCCACAAAAGCTGTCCATTCAGGCGAATGTGGTGTTATGCTGTGGTTTATGTGGGGCTTCTGTTGATTATGTAGACCTTTAAAAAAGCACACATGTTGAACTGGAATTGACaacagctgttttctgttgctATGGTGATGTTTAGtactatattttttattcatttgagaAAGCTAACTCAGTGTTTTCTCTAGCATTATACTAGAAATGCAGCATGATTTTACCTCTGAGTGTAGCTAtcacatgatgtttaaattAGTCATTATCATGTTTTATATTCCCACTGTTATGCTTTTACAGATAGATTATCTGTTATAGCTACAGAGTTCATGAGTAAATGATTCAGCAGAGCTGATTTTAAGGTTGAGATTTATACCCTGTTCATCAAGCCTGTATCCAAGTTACATGTCTGAAACTAAAGAGTCAAAACAGACTTACTGTTGGTAATGCATGTAGGCTCCCGGTAGAGACAAAACTTTATGATAGTAAGTATGTATGATGATAGTATGTATGTTGATAGTAAGATCATGTATGTATGTTGATAGTAAGATCAACTTTTAGTTGATCATGAGCAAAATTGATCATGGCAGTTAACTTAGGTCTCTGTATTTGTTGTGTCTCAGCAGGTAGCAAACATGAGGATGGCACCCAGAGTGACTCGGAGAATGGACTGGGCCTACGTTTTGCCAACCGCCGCCATGCTCTTGAGGAGCGGCTGAAAACAGCCCACAGCCACGTGAgcggaggaggagcaggaggggCAAACACTACCGTGAGCAGTACCAGAACAACTGGCACACGCACAGCCTTTATGATCGAGTTCTACGACGAGGAAAACCCTCGAAAGCGTCGATCATATTCGTTCTCTCAGACCGCTCCTCTGCTTGGGGGAGGACCTGGCGGGGAGGGATTGTGTCCTCAACCTCCGTCTCACCCCAAGGTGTTTAGTATTTCCACATCTGCAACAACTGCCTCAGACTCAGGTAATTGTATGTTTCTTGAATTAGatgtcaataaaaaaagaaaatgtcctgtTGTAATTGTGAAACTTGATCTTTTGGGAAAGCATATGTGTATGAGTGTGAATTAATTTCCTGCTTCATGTCCACAGGTAAGGTCCCAGCTCCAATACCAGCGACAGTAGCAGCTGGTGCCCCAACAGCTGCACGTGTTCTCCTAAAGCAGAGATCAGAGGACCCAAGTATTGGTCGAAGTTCAGCCAGTACCGGCCTGGCGACAGGCAGCCCGACCAGCCCGAGTGAGGACACCTCAGTCGTGGGCAAAGGAGCAGGGACAGCTGGAGGGGAGGCAGAGGATGACCACAGCGATAAGGGGACTTACACTATTGAACTGGAGAACAGGAacccagaggaagaggaggccagACGCATGATAGACAAGGTAGGAatgttcagttcaattcagctttagcTGTATAGTGCttatttacaacaaagtcatctgaAGGCACTTTAGAGACATTATCAGGTTAAGCCAATTCattgtaatttaattaaaagaaatccacattactccattttaaaattactttGTTTATACAAGTCAGATCATAATTAATAATAGCCTACCTTAAGAAACTATGCAATTTGCTTTGAGCAGGGTGATTTACCTTTTCTGCCTCAGCTTATTACTGTACTTGACTAAATGGCCTTTATGATCACTTTTAGATGTATGAGAGAGTTTCTCTGCTATTAGTGCATTTTATAAACAAACAACTAGTAtaaacagatttcttctttttatgttcTTCTTTAGAAGACATTTAATTATGGATTCATTCAGAATTCAGATTCAGAAATATTAGACCTATTTTATTAATCCTCAAGGGGAAATTCTTTATCTAATGCTGCAAACATCAGCACCAGTTTGTTAAAAGAGCAGCATCCCAAACATTTTGATCTCTGTTCTGCATAATACACCATTTTACTGTctcttttttactgtttttaacgTCTGTTCTACTAGTACTGGTTATTTCTCGGATAAGACTGGTGTTTGTTGATGTAATGTTAAATTTAATGATGTAACCTGTCATAATTGTAATTTGTCTCAGACAAGAAATTTTATTTCGTTATCCACTTAAAAGTTACTACAGTTTGAGAACAAAAGAGCTGGTTCCTTACAGCTCGCTTAAAAGAAATGTGACCATAAAAGTAGCTGGTAGAAGGACAAGTGTTTAATTTGGACCTAATTCGAAAGAAAAGAATCtgaccaaacacaaacagaccacaCCAAGGTTAATAGTCTCTTTATTACCTGCTTTGTCTGCACTTTTACGGTTTGTGAGTCCTGTGAGACAGTCTGGTGCTGTTGCTGCTAAAACAGTGCTATCATCTCTTTGTGGCCTTGCTTGACCACCACTCATTTGCTCTGTCCCATTGGTGCACCTAATGCTTTCATGATAGCCTGAAGAGATTTCTCCATCAAGCACTGTCCTGTTTTTTATTAAGCAATGCTCTGGGGATGCTGAATAACCACCATTAGTTTTCCACTGCTGCTCTTGACTTGCAGCACAGAGCCTTTTGCTGGTagcagaaaacataaaaaatagaagaaagtAAAACTTTGGGATGATTAACTAGTTTCATGTAATCATTTCTAGTAAACTGAGTAaaataatgtctttaaaaacGGACTCAGAAAGCATTAGAAGCTTACAGGGTGTTTTAATTGTCACCTGTTAGATTCAGAACTTCAGGCTGCCAACACATACTTATTTTAAGGAGATTAAGTTGTTACCTGTGGGTTATTACATTTTATGGTTGCACATGAATAATGTAGAATTTACAAAATGACATCTTACATTTGCAAGTGTCCATTAGTGTCATATGCAGGTGTTATCCTTagataaacagcaaaataattagTGGGGTGTACTTTTTGTTAGTCTGAGTGCGACTGCATTACATTCTGAACTGGAAGTGTTGTTATGCTAATTCCTGTAATTAGCTGACACACTAATTGGCACTCTGCTCACAGCTGTCCactctccctctcctctttttgTGCATGagatttctgtttgtgtcagTGTTATTTAACAAGTACTTCAATACAAAAAGTTCTATTTGTTCAGTTTACTTTTGTTCAGAAGCGCTGTAGAAGAATGATTATGGCATTGATTTTTTAAGAGGGAAATGGCActtaaattgtaaataaagaaTATGGAGTAAGactaaattatatataaatcCACATAAAAAAGTGCATGAAGATGAAAGATTTTGCATGAATTACATGATTAACATACCTAAACTCTGTTACGTTTGTTCTCTCTTGTGTTTTCATACATTTGTAGGTATTTGGTGTGCAGGAGAACACAGATGCCTCTGTTCTGTCAGACCTGAAAGAAGAAGCACAAGGAAAGAAGACAAGAGAGATTGGGAAAGAGGTAAAAAACTGGGGTTTTTAATTCATTTCCATTCCTTTTTCCCACTTTAAATGGCATCGTCCTCTGATGTAGTgctcatgacttttttttatcaacttcATCTTGCTTAGGAAAAATCCCCTCGGAAGAAATGAACTCCAGTATTTCACAGAGCTTTCAGTCTGGTGTTGTATAACAGAAGAAGGTGAAGATTCATGGCTTAGATTTATAATGTGAGCAACAGTCACTGCTGTGACTTGACCACTTTATTTAACTAGACTGTTCAGTGGTGGAGGCTAGTGCTCCCAGAGAGTGACCTAGATCATACTGAGATGAGGAAAGCTTGCTCAGGCCTCCAGGCAATTTCATCAGAGGGAGGGAGCAGTGAGGATCTGCACTGACAGCCTAACTGTCacttatttctgtctttatgttGTTTAGGTGCAGGTCTTTTCTCAATTAAAATGACAAGCAGCGTTTTAGCTGTGACATACACAACCTtgaatcatgaataaacatcaTGTTGATGTTGATTGTGAAACAAAAATACAGGAAGTTTTTGTCATGTCGCCCCCATTCTTCTACAGTCTGGACAACCTTTATGATCATTTTTCTCATAAACTTCAGTAGCTTTTGGATGAGCATTTTCTTCTGATTTGCTCTGTTTATTTAATGCTGCTCCTAACTTAATTAACTGTCTGTTATAACCATATTCTCTGTCCTGTTTCCTTCTCTTTTGTCTCTCCCAACAGTTTGTGTCACCTCAGGCTGTTACTGGTGATTCAAGCTGGGTTTCTGAGTGGGCCAGTTTAGCTGCCAATCACACCAGGACAGACCCAGAGGGTTCTGGAGCAGAGGTAGCCACCTACCTACACAAAGAGAGAGGTATTTAATCATTTGTCTCCAAATAGAATATgcctaaataaaaaatctttagaTGGAGTAAAcccaaagtatttttaaaatactttgttttaacatgttttaaaccCAAAAGTATCAAGCAGATTATAAAGTTTCATTTAATCCTGGAATAAAAAACCTTGAGTTTAATGGTAAATGAGTTTTCCTTTGTTCCTAGGAGCTGATGCTTTTGAGTCTGGTGCACCACTCAGCAAAGGTGAATCCTGTTCCAGTTTGACAGACCGTAAACGCAGAACCCTCCCCCAGCTCCCTGTGGATGACCCCCGGGCTAAATCCAGTCCCAAAGCTCTTAGGTCAGAGATAGGAGAGAAACAAGACACCGAGCCccaggagaaagaaaataaggGAGACGGGGAGTCCCCAATTCCAATGGAGGACGGCGAGATGACCAGTAAACGGAAACAaagctccacctcttctccatcTAAGGCTCCTCTCAGAACCTCTGGCAGCACTGAACGGAGGAAGAGgtcagaggagaggaaaggaggaggagaaggaggagataAGTCTGGAAAGCCTCTAGTCCGCCAGGGCAGCTTCACTATTGAGAAGCCCAGTTCTAATGTCCCTGCAGAGCTCATCCCTCGCATTAACAGAGGCAGTAGTGGGCTTGAACGCAGCGACTCTGTGGGCAGCATGGATACCGCTACACTCCTGAAGGACACTGAAGCCGTCATGGCATTTTTAGAGGCTAAGTTAAGAGACGAGAACAAACTTGAGCATAAAAGTAGCAAAACATGCGTCATTAATCAGGGTTCAGGTTCTGGTGTTCCCCCTCGGACTGACTCCATCTCTCCTGAATCTGATGTGGACACAGCCAGCACGGCTAGTCACGTGGCTGGAGAAGCAGAGAGGAAGGCAGCTGCTGGTGGTGTTCAGAAGCGGCGttctctcagcagcatgcaccgGGAGAAGAGCAACATGAGCACAGCTTCCAAGACCAGCACTACAAATACCAGCGCTCGTGAGCGCCTGGAGAGAAAGACTAAAAGTAGAACAGCTGAAGCAACAACCCGGGTTGATGCACGCCGCTCTACTCAGccaccctcttcctcctccagagGACGGCAGCCTTCTTTGGATCTCACTGATGATGACCAGACTTCTTCCTTCCCCATCTCTGACATTCTCTCTTCAGACCAGGAGACCTACTCTGGATCTTTGGGGCATTCCGGACCTAGACGTGGTTCTGAAGATGTCCTTCATTCCAAACTGGACAGCAGATCTGCTAAAACGTCCATCAGTGGTTCCTGCAAAACCAGCCGGACTCTCCAAGCAGCCACAGCCTCCTCCATGAGCAAGCAAGCCTCACTGCCTCAGCCACGGCCCACAAGAGCCTCCCTTCTTCGTCGCGCCCGGCTGGGGGACACATCAGATACAGATCTAGCAGACGCTGACAGGGTTTCTGTGGCCTCTGAGGtgtccaccaccagctccaccTCTAAGCCACCGTCTGGCCGGAAGGGACTGTCACGGCTCGATATGCTGGCTCAGCCACGGAGGAACCGTATGGGCTCCATCTCAGCCCGTAGTGACTCAGAGTGTACAGTGACTCGGAGCGCCACCTCTTCACCCCGCCTGTCAGCAGAGACAGCTCTGCGTCTCGGCCTGCGCTCATCAACACCCCCAGAGAACAGACTGACCCCCAGGATGAGAGCCAACAGCGTGTCCAAGCTGAACGAGACCAAGACGAAGACCAGTACATCTGGATACTGCTCCCCCACAGGTGAGCAAGTCAATGGCTATTCTCATAGATAAGATGAATCAACATAAATGTCTTTCACAGAAATATATTAAGTGGGgcgaaaaaaattatttaaaatcaatCTAGCTTTCCATTCCTTGTTGGCGATGTGTAACCATTCTTTGTAAACATTTCCACCTTGTTGTGATGAACTTGAACATTGATTTTCATCATCCAGAGAGCCCTCAGCCCGAACCTGCAGATGGTGATGCAGAGGAAGAGCTGATGGGTACTGTACCTGAACCACAGAGCCTAATCAGACTACTTGTGTgcagtgtgtgggtgtgtgtgtgcgcgcacaTGTCAGATCTGGGTCACAGCGATGGAAGCTGCAGGCAGATTCATCAAaccaaaaaacagtttttttaaaataaagagttcagtcattttaatttgtgaaagaaatttattAGATCACTGCATATTTAcaaattttgttaaaagaataaatacttaaaatataATCTGAACTATGCTGACCCAGCTCTTACAATAATTTCAGTGATAACTTTGTGTTTCCTTCCAGAACTCTATTAAGTAACACTGATGGTGACTCAAATGCTCTGCTCACACTATAACACTTTGCCCCATTTTACACCAAAGAGACTCA from Melanotaenia boesemani isolate fMelBoe1 chromosome 16, fMelBoe1.pri, whole genome shotgun sequence carries:
- the cep170aa gene encoding centrosomal protein of 170 kDa isoform X8 produces the protein MSVTSWFLVSSGGTRHRLPREMIFVGRDDCELMLQSRSVDKQHAVINYEVGTDEHKVKDLGSLNGTFVNDVRIQEQMYITLKLEDKLRFGYDTNLFTVVRGELTVPEEALKHEKFTSGLQLSKKPSSNETTPNTNTSKSPAKTPTKTPKSPSSTTTKSGEKRVMDGVCSYKELSAKPVDSHKTEERIGGDVTALPRGTPLYGQPSWWGDGDADDENSFKQETKSSSSKKHDSSISESKEVRRGEKAQEDSLHASSAHESSYFEIPTKEGHMATNGIHEIPTKDTEGAPTHSHITTAQGHASFTIEFDNTSPGKVTIKDHVSKFTPDQHRSRSKKSGAGGGGTGGRDLSTLQAAMMASESKVADWLAHNDPTLVRGESTEDDSKSIKSDVPVHLKRLKAGSKHEDGTQSDSENGLGLRFANRRHALEERLKTAHSHVSGGGAGGANTTVSSTRTTGTRTAFMIEFYDEENPRKRRSYSFSQTAPLLGGGPGGEGLCPQPPSHPKVFSISTSATTASDSGKVPAPIPATVAAGAPTAARVLLKQRSEDPSIGRSSASTGLATGSPTSPSEDTSVVGKGAGTAGGEAEDDHSDKGTYTIELENRNPEEEEARRMIDKVFGVQENTDASVLSDLKEEAQGKKTREIGKEFVSPQAVTGDSSWVSEWASLAANHTRTDPEGSGAEVATYLHKERGADAFESGAPLSKGESCSSLTDRKRRTLPQLPVDDPRAKSSPKALRSEIGEKQDTEPQEKENKGDGESPIPMEDGEMTSKRKQSSTSSPSKAPLRTSGSTERRKRSEERKGGGEGGDKSGKPLVRQGSFTIEKPSSNVPAELIPRINRGSSGLERSDSVGSMDTATLLKDTEAVMAFLEAKLRDENKLEHKSSKTCVINQGSGSGVPPRTDSISPESDVDTASTASHVAGEAERKAAAGGVQKRRSLSSMHREKSNMSTASKTSTTNTSARERLERKTKSRTAEATTRVDARRSTQPPSSSSRGRQPSLDLTDDDQTSSFPISDILSSDQETYSGSLGHSGPRRGSEDVLHSKLDSRSAKTSISGSCKTSRTLQAATASSMSKQASLPQPRPTRASLLRRARLGDTSDTDLADADRVSVASEVSTTSSTSKPPSGRKGLSRLDMLAQPRRNRMGSISARSDSECTVTRSATSSPRLSAETALRLGLRSSTPPENRLTPRMRANSVSKLNETKTKTSTSGYCSPTVSSSNRWRRLPPEYGSTSEEEFGSSRNSPKHGARAHMRPHHLVPHRSSRLSTTTSSGSGVVPGPGGVGIKHRMKEQEEYIRDWTAHSEEIARISQDLAKDLAILAREIHDVAGEIDSVSSSGTAPSTTVSTAATTPGSAIDTREEVGSARPTQPDIQESMKKLVDRVFDESLNFRKIPPIITTNKAPEINGKPVEHRPRAPDSLEPRALRRRTWNREEAVLDSLLIHSVSQLSSKIRHSVDKTAGKIRILFKDKDRNWDEIESKLRSESDVPLLKTSNKEISSILLELKRVEKQLQVINVMVDPDGTLDALASLGLTSPTTPTKPQTAKTTSSSATSPGSAPPAKESLPEIHPGPGGSAASSRVQTTFSSTEKTAQDASVGLGLTGVGGLSFNRMRPSGEEAIAQK